Part of the Candoia aspera isolate rCanAsp1 chromosome 1, rCanAsp1.hap2, whole genome shotgun sequence genome, ccctttcccacaaaacatGTCACTCCCCAACTGAATTGGAGACACTTGGTGGCAATGTGAAAGATGTTTAAATACAATATGTCTTCTAAGACTACAGCTTACAATCAACAAGACCAGCTAagatctccctctctttctctgtagATTAATCAAGACAAGTCCTGAATTGGTGGAGTCTTGCACATGGTTTCCAGAATCCTATGTGATTTATCCAACCAATTTGAAGACACCAGTAGCTCCAGCAGAGAACGGGCTTCATCACCTGATAAACAACTCAAGAACAGATGAAAGGGAAGTCTTCTTGTCATCCTATCAGAAGAGGAAAGAGAGTGGAGAAGGAAATGTGTGGATAGCCAAATCTTCAGCAGGAGCCAAAGGTTAACTTCTTGCaaagactttgaaattcattactTTTATTTGTGTAGCTTTTTATTTATCCAAGAAAAGCTAGGGAGCCATGGAGTATAAAAAACTGGTTTATTAATTGAAAAGGTCCCCTGTTCTAATTCCAATCACTGGCTATTCAATCACTGGCTGGCTTTGATCAAGCCACATTCTCCTGGGCTCCATGGGTGGGTTTGTACTTTGTGCTAAGCCACAATATGATGTGTTTGTTTTGTACCTAGTGTGTTGGTCTGAACTCAGCTGTGTATTTAGTCAATCAAAGTTTTGGGCTTATTGGGATACCATTGTGGCTTATTGGACAAGCCATGGGTAAAATAAAGCATGGTATAGTGTGATATGCAAAGTCAGACAGAATTGTGTGCTGCGAGGCAGGCAAAGATTTGATTAAAATTGTTAGagaacattaacagaatctggaaaaAGTCTGGTACTAAAGTCAGCCTAAAGTGGCTCCCTTTCCTGAGGTCAAATGTTGTGTGGTAGCTTCCTTTGACCTGGTGTCCTGCAGATCTGTTGAGACCACAGCTCCACTGAGAAAGATAGCTGTGTGAGAAAAGAAGTCTGCAGGCCTGCTTTTGGGGGCCCAGCACCCGCAGCCAAAGCTTTACTACTGTACCTGGGCCCAGAAAACTGCTGGAGATGCCTAGGAGTACTTTGAATGCAAAATGCTTACTTTCCTTTTGGCTGAGAAGTTAGCTGGGGCAAGCTGCCAAGTCTAGCCATTTTATGGGCACATTTTATAGAGTCTGTGTATCAGCAACTGTGGTTATGGTGCTTCATATACAGCTTGGTAGAATTTCTTTTGGCGGCCTCCATGGCTCTCTTCCATATCCAAGTTTATAGGTTAAACTCCAAAATATTAAACTCTGTATTTTGAATTATAATTCTAAGACTGCTAAGGATGAAGCAGCGTTGTTACTTTATTTTAGTGATCTTCCTGTCCAACTTCTTATCTGTTTTTTTGGACTAGGTGAAGGAATTCTTATTTCTTCAGAGGCTACTGAACTTCTGGACTTCATAGATAATCAAGGACAAGTGCATGTGATTCAAAAATATCTGGAGAAGCCTATGCTCTTAGAACCAGGTCATCGCAAATTTGATATTAGGtaacaatttccttttttaaaaactattttgcaTCTAAGGTGCTTCTCATTAATTTTCTGTCAATTTAGATCTGTTTAGTAGCATTTCAGAGGCAGtggatatatgtatttttattgttttttttttagtttgaggtaaatattgatttttttattcaCTTTAATTTCCCCACATTGTcgaatatttattattaaatctgATTCTTCTGATTTGGAATCTtgatacctgattttttttttaaaaagactatatAATGTGTCTTTTTTCTAACTTTTAGAAGTTGGGTCCTAGTGGATCACCAGTATAGTATCTACCTCTACAGAGAAGGCGTTCTACGGACCTCTTCAGAATCTTACAACAGTGCTAATTTCCTTGACAAAACCTGTCATTTGACCAATCACTGCATACAGAAGGAATATTCTAAAAACTATGGGAGATATGAAGAAGGGAATGAAATGTTTTTTGAAGAGTTTAATCAATATCTGATGAATGCTTTGAACATTACTTTGGAAAATACAATCTTACTGCAAGTCAAAAATATAATAAGGTAAtgcatttgtcttttattttcatcCCAGCCGACCTCCAGGAAGCAAAAGCCAGCGTTCTTTGCACTGTTGTTATTCATATTTTATCTGCACTATAACAACCTGGGAGAAGAGGCTAGGAGGACCTGTATGGCCAAAGACATCAAATGTGCTCTCTATGGCTGTGTGAAGTCTCCCTTGGAATTTGAATTGTGAATGCATCTGAGTGTGGGGAAAAGGGACAGgaactttacacacacacacacacagtttttctCTATTTACAATGGTATTTAATCTATACAGGGGCCTTAGCTGCTTTTTACAGAGTCTTATCTGTttacctccctccctcttccttgaCACACACAGTATTAGCAGTGCCTGCTACACAAAAACAACTCTAGGAATACCTAACAACTTCTTCCTCCATTATATAATGTTTCTgcccttttgtttgtttatagctaTAAGGCAGGTTTAATTAGACACAAAGCTTCTTGGTGTCTACTTTATACTGAGCCTGCTTTccataaaaaaaactttaatgtgCATCATTAGGATGACTTACATCATTCTAAGTCCATCACCCTGCCACAGAATGCTGCTTGCAAAAGTTTTAGCTAAAAAGTGGAAAGTTTAAACATTTCATTCTGAATTCCTAAAATAAAACTCAATTTGTTTGTAGCAAGTTCTAGACAATTCTAGAAGGGAAATTAAGCTACCTTAACTATCTGCATAAAGAAAACTCTCCATTGACAGTTTCATTGTAAGTTAAAGTTTTGTCTAATTTTGGACAGTGTAGACTTTAGGTGTTGAatataaaatcatttaaaatccAACTTGTTGGGCTCCAGATATGCTGGACCTCAACTTCAATAATTTCCCATCACCTTGGCTAGTACAGTTATATGGAGTGAAATCCAAAACACCTGGTAAACacctggttggggaaagctgctgtaAATACTAAACTGTTCATATAACATAGTGagtcaaaactaaacaaaccacattaaggATTTAATGCAATGTCTGAACTCATCCAATGAGTAAGTTCTGCCACCTAATCCTTCTCAGTGCCTTAACTGTTGTTTTAGGCAAAGATATTCAGTATTTAGTTGGCATTTGTTTCTAGTACCCTGAGAATTTGATTTAATGTATTATAGGTGTTGGACAGatcataatttaaaacaattcagTGAAGGGGTGTTCCATTCTATTCACAGAAGCTGCCTTATGTGTATAGAACCTGCTATCAGCACCAAACATCTTCATTATCAGAGTTTCCAGCTCTTTGGTTTTGATTTCATGGTGGATGAAGATTTGAAGGTTTGGCTAATTGAAGTCAATGGTGCTCCTGCATGTGCCCAGTAAGCATCATTCTAAACTTCCCCATGAATATGTGAATAGTGCAATAATGTCTTCCTTGAAGTTTTTGGTGAAACTGTTTTGAACTGATAAAGCTGTCCATAGCCAGTGTTTGTATAGATGGACCATAGATGttaacttttcttcctttccctctgggctggcatttaatttatttatttatttatttgattgattgatttatatagctgcccatctcacatttgtgactctaggcagcttacaaaattaaaacataaacaataccaaaaaaacgcaaaataaaataaccatacaagcataaaaaagttaaaaacaaaacaattttaaaaccatacaaTACAGTCAGTGGGAGAGCAGTACAGCCATTTCACTGTTGTACTACTCTGCACCACTATATGATCCctaggccagatggcaaagccatgtcttcaggccttTCTGGAAGGCCGTCAGTCAATGTTGCATTCTTACACAACTGCCAGGGTCACAGTGTTACAGCCTGGCCCACAACGCATGCCCACCTTAGGTATTTCTTCCTCCCTTAGCacatctgttttttttcttgcctggtgcTCCAAGCAGCCCTGATTGGTTGGCTCTAGATGCCTTACAATCCCCGAATATTTTTTGTGTTGGGAATATTGTGAGATGCCTAGCAGGAGGCAAGATCCATTGGCCTGGTTGTTGCTTCTGTTCATTCTAGATAAGGCCATCAAGAAAGGAGGTAGCCAACTGGGCAACCCTCTGCCTGGACTATCCTAAACTATTCCTCCTCACTTCTAGGGAATAGGTAAGGTGAGGAAATCAGATCACATTGAAACTATATGGTAGACGGTAATAATTTAGGGGATCTACATGGTTTGTGCTTTCTTATGCTTGTTTTATGCTCAATAGTATGAAAAATGGGCAACAGAAGAGCTTTGGCTAAGGAATACATGGGAAGAACCTCTCTGTCACAAGCTATTTATGTAGGAAGGGGCCTTTTATCTACTGGTTCAACTTACCCTAGGACTGATGTACAGCTACTTCTCAGGGTGTTGTGGCAGAGAGATATTTTCCTGCCCTGCACTGTCAGATTGATGCTTGTGTCTTCTGAATATACAAAATAATTATCTACCATTGTTCTTAGAATCACTTCTTAGAGCAGAGGAAAATGAATGCAAGGCTGGCTGAGTTTGAGCTACTTACAGAAATCTGGATAAAGACTTATGGGACAGCAAATGATCTTCATCTGTGGCATCTACATGAATGGATGCCTTCCTTTTGTTTCCAGAATCTGCTTTTAGATCTTTTCCTGCTGGGAATATTTGCAGGCAGAAGCACAAAGGAGGCCACAACTGTTGTATACTGACAAAAGAGAAATTCAGTGTAATTCTTTGAAATGCAAAAGGATCAATTCAAAAAGACTCCTCCAGTGATATGATTTATCATTCCCTTCTCAAGTTTCCCCTACTTCACTGGAAAACTAATTGAAAGCTGTTCTTGCCTTCCCCTGTCACAGAAGGAAAGTGGACGAAAGAGGCTATGAACAACCACTAACCCTCTTTTGTGCCAAAGAGCTCAATTGGGATCTAAAGACAGTTGCATTTCGTGTCTGTCTGTACTAGCCCCAGATGCTATTTTCAGCAAGATTATCATGAAAACAAATGGCCCAGTGATAAAGAACACGAGTCTTGATGAATTCCTAGATCCCTGGCCAGCTTGTCTCTCCACCTGCTGTCTGTGCATGTGTTTAATACCCCTTCTGGGATGGTTGTTGACATTCATTTTGGATCCTTGCAAGTGTTTGACTGGGATCCTGAAAATTCTGCTCCTCCCAACACAATATCATCACAGGATAAAATTTTCATCTTTCAGTGGAAACATACAAACTTTATTCTGAGCCTAATTTAGATCAGTTGACAGATTATAAAAATCATAATGAAATTAAATGTAAGCTGGGCTCTCAGCCATGATATTGTCCCTTGCGGCTGAATTAGTTTATTACTAACACAGTGTaatataaaaacagatttttttaaaaaaaatcaggatatagATAACAGTGGAAGGGGCTTTATCAATCTCTTACAATAATAGGCTGTTCCAAATTTTAACTGCTGCAACATTCCAGTGTCCATAGGATTTTTGGGATTTTCCTCTCCAGTAGTGAAGAGGGAGTCCAACATGAGTGTCTTCTTGCTGTCACCTTTGTTAATTTCCAAGCCCAGCTACTCCCAACTTAGAAAGTTTGACTCATTGTGGAGCTTGAGGGTCTGCTGGATTCTACACCCTCTTAGTGcttactgattatgtgccatcaaggtgatgtcaactcttaatgaccacatagatggatctTCTTCAGATGGCTGGTCTCCAACagggcccttcaggtctcccagtggtatacccatcaccactataatcaGGTCCAAATGCCTTGCCATGTAAATCATTCCCCTGCAAGGAAAGTGTTTTTGAAAAAGCCAAGATGAAGATAAATACAAATGTGTCTAACTTAACTTGTGTCCTGTTGGCAGAAGTCCAGCACACATTGGATTCCTTGGAGCCCCTGCCACCAGAGGCCTCCAAGGACAGGTATTGGGTAGCCCTGTCTCTGGCTCTGCTATTTATGAGGTGGTGAAAAATAAAGTAACAAATGTGCTTGAGTCAGAACCACAGAAGCAATGATCTAACAGTTGGGATCTATTCTTGTCTTCTGGGAGAGGTTAATTCCTGTCTCCTGTGGAAGAAAAGAACCCCACACATAAAATCTACATCTGTTCTAGCTGTCAGGAAGAAATGTGGAAGCTTCTAAGCAGGATCAAAATCGGTAAGATGATGCTCCTTGTGAAATCAGTTTGTTGATGGGGCCAAGAGTGCAGttattctagatcagtgtttgaAACTTTAATCAGTATTTTAAATGTgtaattttaataatgttttccaCCTTTTGGTTTTTAGGAAACTTTATGCAGAGCTTTGTCAAGGTATAGTGGATGTAGCCATTTCTTGCATCTTTCCTCTGAATGACACCAttcaaaagcagagccaacgatCTGTATTTATAAAGTTGTGATGACTGAGATAAAATGAACACACGGGGAAGCTGCCGCCTGTTTGAATCCAGGGAAGACCAAGAAACACTGCATCTGCACatcatgccaaaaaaaaagaagggaaaaagtggcataattttttaatttcagaaGAGGAACATTTCCAAGGAAAGCCCCAGATGAACCAAAAAGCTCTCATCAActccaaatgttttaaaacattgtttcaaTAACAAATCCTGTAACCGAAGCCTTTATGTTTGAGGACaacataatcattttttaaatataagcaaAATCAGGGGTATGATCAAGTTTGTCTTCACCTTTTTCCttctaatttaataaattattttagcaATTGCAAGTATCAGTATACTTGAGAGGCTGAAGGTTTTTTCACCAAGAGTtttggattttttctttctttacctgCTGCCGTTCTAGTGCCTTAGCTTTGTTCCCAACAACTTTCCTAATTTGCTTTGTTTGTACAGTGTTGCttttaaactaaaacaaaaaagctGCCCTGTTTTGTGTGGCATAAAATTTATTGAATATCTTTGCCTTTATACATATATTtgtgtgttcattttttttttaaaaaaatgttctttgccAGAAATTAACTGCAGGAGACTGCAATATCCTTTTTCCTTCTGACAAGCTGGCTCAATTGcaaaatcctatttttttttcaaaaaaaaaatccctttgctTGTCTTTTTACCTTATGGAAATGTTTCTGAGATACTAAAATGGAAGCTTTTAAAGGCCCTTAAGCCTTTCCTTGTTTAGCGAATATTGATTGGATTCAGGCATTGCGATGCGTCATGATGTGTGAATTCACCCAGTATGGCATCATAATACATGAAAGCAAGGCCATTAtgttttgttcaacaaaccatgcttaAAATCTTGGGTTAAGTAAGCATAGCCATTGTACCTCAGTTCACTGGTCTTAGCAAAACAATGTTTGGTTGTTGGAGTCCACATTATTCCATCTCTTTCTATCATTTGTGAATTGTTGTTTCCTTATTTGGTTTGTCCAGTCTGGGTAAATCACATCCATGGTAACTGAGTCCAAATCATAACTGAAAACCCAGTTCAAACCATGTGgaagaagcaaactggaactACAGCAGATCATAGTTCGAGGGAAGGTCATTCATGTCTCCCAAATGAGTGTAGGGCATTATTTTGTCCAAGGCCTGTATTTCTTCAGCATTAAGTAACCCCAAAATAATGCAGTTAAGTTCATGTATTGAACTAAGCTATAGTTTGTGGCTAAATCAGAATTAGTTGGTTTGCATAAGCTAAGTCAAATGAAACAAGCTACATAATGGCTTAGCATATTTTAATGGAAAGCCACTCTGAATGCTTTGTCTTATTGGAAAAGTGGCATATAACACTAATAGTACCATGCATGAACCCATCATGTGTGAACAGTCAACAAGTGGAGACACTTCACTTAGAATCAGCATTTCTCCCCTAGAGAAAAAGGGTATGTAAAAGGAGAATGGCTAGATCTAGGCAACTTGCTATCAGTCCACAGGAAGTGAATGGAGTCTGGCCAGACATCACTCATGTCTTCATTTCATTGGCCCTCTTCTAATATTAGGGCTGTCCTAGATAAGCAAACTTAACAGTCAGCAAGAATACACTCAGTGATGCAACATAATTGACTTTTTAATCTCTGATACTGCAAAATATTCTCTCTCAGTATTAAAATAGAGCTTTCCCAAAGCTATTTCATAATTTCTGACATCCGTAAATCAAGCAGTCTCTTTATCATAATGAGAAGATTGCTTCTCATTATCGCTCTGAGATAGTTTGTGTATTCACAAAAAGCATGCAATCCACTGACATTCCCATCCCCAAATTAACAAGTTTATTTTAGGGTGTAATTTATAGTATAAAAAAGTTAACTGTCTCCTTTCAAGAGTGCTAGTTTCAGTCTTAAATATAACAAGTTAGGCCAAGTGCAATGGAAAAAAACATGCTAAAACATTTAAGGCAAGAATTTGCTTAATATTCAGAAAGGTAGGCAAAATAGTTCAGATTTCATGTGTAGTCTTAACCGTCCACTGCCACGATTCCTTGGGGAAAATGGGGTGTAACAATATAGCTAATACTGTACTGTAAATGGTCTACAGTGTATTTTAGTGTCTTCAGAATGTGTAGCAGAAGAGGAGACACAGACTGCAGATGTGTACCCTGAACTTATATGTACGTACTTATAAATAAGTTCAGTTATTTGAAACTTACTTTATCTACAGGTACTTAGGATCATAGCCTTATGCTGAAAATTCAGGAAGCCACAACACACTTTGTTAATATTTCTTGTTAAGATCATTATAGATGTTATATAAATTACACTGTCATTCTAGATATCATTGCATGTTGCATGCTAATGTAATAGTTTAGGTCAAAGTTGTGGGACAGTTTTATAActtaggaaaatgaaatgaaattagtcATTTAGCAGGGGAACAATGTGCATAACCTGGCAAATGTAGACCACCCAGTTAGAAGTCTTGCTTCTACTGAAGTCAGAAGAGGAAGATTGActggataacaatattggggattgTTGGATGGGAGTTGCAGTATTACTACTAGTAATGATTACATTCATAGGATATAAATCCTATTGTACTCAGACTGACTCAGATTGGATGGGAGTTAACACTACTACTACTATGTACATTCATAGAGTATAAATTCTGTTGTACTTGTATTGACTAACACAGGCTCATGCTTTAAATCAGCAGTCGTATGCCTAGGAAGATAGAAGAAATTCTAGTTAAACCCATTAGGTTTTAAAACCAAGGAATCAGGATGGTAAATCTGATTAATTATAATAGAGTGAGAAAAATCTTTACACACAGGAGAATATGGTCCTGGATCAAATTCATGGAGAGCCACACAGCAGGCAGGGTAGAGGCAAGGAATGGGCAGGACCAAGGAAAAAACTGTTTAGGTAGGGACACTCATACTCTCTCTGATCCTTTCAACTTTCTCTTTTATCTAACTCTCCCATTATGTGGGGAAAGGTGCTTCTCAAAGCTCTGAGCAGATCCCTTGCACAGATCTTCAGAAATTAGGCCAAAAATAGTCAGTCTGTTCCTTCCTGTAGGGATGATTGGTAAGGAATTGCAGGAACATTAAACTAAAAATTGGTAACAGTTACAGAAAAAAACAGGTCTTGAATACAAGGCTTTTGACTGACGAGCTTGCAAGTCTGTACTCTTAATATAATGAAATGATGTTCGCTAATACAAATTATGAGCAATGCTTGCAAATGTATCTCGTAAGGGATGGGATTACCCAAGACTTTTGCTTAAGTcacaacaattttttttcagctgAAGATGTTTGCTTTGCCATGTTCATTTGACATTAAGAGAATCCATAACTTTTGGATGCCATAGCAAACGAAATAGCTGTTACAATGTCCTGAGTTTTTATGCAATGTCCTAAGTTTTCCAGGTAAGGTTAGTTTGAGAACTGATGTCTTGAGGCACATCCTTTCAGCTGCTCAGTTCTTGTTTACAATTATTAACTGTATTGGCATCCAAGTGTCTTTAGGACATGCCTCACTTTATTTTTATGTAGTAATGTTGAAATGTTAgtgtttctgggttttttttaaataatacactTTTCTATTTATTGTAACCACACTGCCACATCTGTTTCCATTATGATTTTCCCCTTATTAATTTTTATAGTGTTATTTCAGTGGCTAAGGAGGCAGGATGTAACTGTCAGTAAAACTAagattgtattatgta contains:
- the TTL gene encoding tubulin--tyrosine ligase codes for the protein MYTFVVRDENSSVYAEVSKILLATGQWKRLKRDNPRFNLMLGERNRLPFGRLGHEPGLTQLVNYYRGADKLCRKASLVRLIKTSPELVESCTWFPESYVIYPTNLKTPVAPAENGLHHLINNSRTDEREVFLSSYQKRKESGEGNVWIAKSSAGAKGEGILISSEATELLDFIDNQGQVHVIQKYLEKPMLLEPGHRKFDIRSWVLVDHQYSIYLYREGVLRTSSESYNSANFLDKTCHLTNHCIQKEYSKNYGRYEEGNEMFFEEFNQYLMNALNITLENTILLQVKNIIRSCLMCIEPAISTKHLHYQSFQLFGFDFMVDEDLKVWLIEVNGAPACAQKLYAELCQGIVDVAISCIFPLNDTIQKQSQRSVFIKL